A genome region from Natranaeroarchaeum sulfidigenes includes the following:
- a CDS encoding YlbF family regulator, translating into MSIDTEVTVPDSDIETLGRELGEAIRNLPEYEAFESAKSAVESDDELQEQIQQFESLRQEFMLARQTGDASQDDLQELQQAQSELHSQPTMSEYLEAQQRLDARLEAVNKAISEPLDVDFGEQAGGCCQD; encoded by the coding sequence ATGAGCATTGACACTGAGGTAACCGTCCCCGATAGCGACATCGAGACGCTCGGACGTGAGCTTGGCGAAGCGATCCGCAACCTCCCGGAATATGAGGCGTTCGAATCGGCGAAGTCTGCTGTCGAATCCGATGACGAACTCCAAGAACAGATCCAGCAGTTCGAGTCGCTCCGCCAGGAGTTCATGCTCGCTCGACAGACTGGCGACGCAAGTCAGGACGACCTGCAGGAGCTCCAGCAGGCCCAGAGCGAGCTTCACTCACAGCCGACCATGTCCGAATATCTCGAAGCCCAGCAACGACTCGACGCGCGGCTTGAAGCGGTCAACAAGGCCATCTCGGAACCGCTCGACGTCGACTTCGGCGAACAGGCTGGCGGTTGCTGTCAGGATTGA
- a CDS encoding MBL fold metallo-hydrolase: MAIESDWGDWLPNAIADATPERIAVWYLGCNGFAMKASDGTTLFVDPYVGLGDPPRTTRMIPVPFNPEDIEEADAVLATHEHTDHVHGPSQAPILESTGADLYAPDDSLAVARDEEDWQADHDIDDDQFVEVSEGDTLEVGGFTIHVEDACDADATHPVSYVIEHEGQTVFHGGDTKPSDEFTRIGEEYEIDLGILAFGTVGTVPDKETGEPVRTRWYNDENQAIEAASDLQFDRFLPSHWDMWKGLTADPTVLHHHARGFEYPEALELVEIGDRVDL, encoded by the coding sequence ATGGCAATCGAAAGTGACTGGGGCGACTGGCTCCCGAACGCGATCGCGGACGCTACTCCCGAACGCATCGCCGTCTGGTATCTCGGCTGCAACGGTTTCGCTATGAAAGCCAGCGATGGGACGACGCTGTTTGTCGATCCATACGTCGGACTTGGTGATCCGCCACGAACCACGCGGATGATTCCGGTCCCGTTCAATCCCGAGGACATCGAGGAGGCCGATGCTGTTCTTGCCACCCATGAGCATACGGACCACGTCCACGGCCCCTCGCAGGCACCGATCCTCGAATCGACGGGTGCGGACCTGTACGCGCCGGACGACAGTCTCGCAGTCGCCCGCGACGAGGAGGACTGGCAGGCCGATCACGATATCGATGACGACCAGTTCGTCGAAGTGAGCGAAGGGGACACCCTCGAAGTCGGTGGCTTCACTATCCACGTCGAGGACGCCTGCGACGCGGACGCCACTCATCCGGTCTCCTACGTCATCGAACACGAGGGACAGACGGTGTTCCACGGCGGCGACACCAAACCCAGCGACGAGTTCACCCGTATCGGCGAGGAGTACGAGATCGACCTCGGCATACTCGCGTTCGGAACCGTCGGAACCGTCCCTGATAAGGAGACCGGCGAACCGGTCCGGACGCGCTGGTACAACGACGAGAATCAGGCGATCGAGGCTGCGAGTGATCTGCAGTTCGATCGGTTCCTCCCCAGCCACTGGGACATGTGGAAAGGACTGACCGCCGATCCGACGGTACTGCATCATCATGCACGAGGGTTCGAGTATCCAGAGGCGCTCGAGCTCGTCGAAATCGGGGATCGCGTCGACCTGTAG
- a CDS encoding ferritin-like domain-containing protein has product MSLGQRVSSDHQLARLLQIGVVLEEVVEARAHSHLESLSPDERAELDDSIEDLLEHAVEESEDHRKRLEALVDEMDAETVSYDEIEVLVREHYAQNQPEDFDGLLYDQLCNEETAYKFYDDLIEAIEASDATYSIDRERVLSTLREIRSEEEAGVEDVTRVMEERE; this is encoded by the coding sequence ATGAGTCTCGGCCAGCGGGTCTCGTCGGATCACCAGCTCGCTCGGCTCCTCCAGATCGGAGTCGTGCTGGAGGAGGTCGTCGAGGCACGAGCACACTCTCATCTGGAATCACTCTCGCCCGACGAGCGAGCGGAGCTCGATGATTCGATCGAGGACCTGCTCGAACACGCGGTCGAAGAGTCGGAAGACCACCGAAAACGTCTAGAGGCACTCGTCGACGAGATGGACGCTGAGACGGTCTCATACGACGAAATCGAGGTGCTCGTTCGGGAGCATTACGCCCAGAATCAGCCCGAAGACTTCGACGGACTGCTGTACGACCAACTCTGTAATGAGGAGACCGCGTACAAGTTTTACGACGACCTGATCGAGGCGATCGAGGCGAGCGATGCCACCTACAGTATCGATCGCGAGCGGGTTCTATCGACGCTTCGCGAGATACGTTCCGAGGAGGAAGCGGGTGTCGAAGACGTGACACGCGTTATGGAGGAACGCGAATGA
- a CDS encoding metal-dependent transcriptional regulator, whose protein sequence is MNTADQYLKTIYLAQTIEDGPASTGQLAEMLDVSPASVNEMIGKLEDRGLADHEKYKGVRLTDEGIGRARDAIQTYCIIERFLANVLEVKNYREEARALESVIDDTVAERLDTIIDRPVECPDCFDPEADQCECLVVELEGQAD, encoded by the coding sequence ATGAACACCGCCGATCAGTACCTCAAGACGATCTACCTCGCACAGACGATCGAGGACGGCCCGGCCTCGACCGGTCAGCTCGCGGAGATGCTCGACGTCAGCCCCGCGAGCGTCAACGAGATGATCGGCAAGCTAGAGGATCGGGGGCTGGCTGACCACGAGAAGTACAAGGGCGTCCGGCTCACCGACGAGGGGATCGGTCGGGCGCGAGACGCCATCCAGACGTACTGTATCATCGAGCGGTTCCTCGCGAACGTCCTCGAAGTGAAGAACTATCGCGAGGAGGCACGGGCGCTGGAGAGCGTGATCGACGATACGGTTGCAGAGCGACTGGATACGATCATCGACCGCCCGGTAGAGTGTCCCGACTGTTTCGATCCGGAAGCGGACCAGTGTGAGTGTCTGGTCGTCGAACTGGAAGGCCAGGCTGACTAG
- a CDS encoding H/ACA ribonucleoprotein complex subunit GAR1 gives MQRLGTVDRTAQGLAIARVSGEYEPAIGNMVIDESLDTIGRVVDVFGPVDRPYVAITTDNDVNLATLLGEKLYVKD, from the coding sequence ATGCAACGACTTGGCACCGTCGATCGAACGGCACAGGGACTCGCAATCGCGCGGGTTTCAGGCGAGTACGAGCCCGCGATCGGCAACATGGTGATCGACGAATCGCTCGACACGATCGGACGTGTCGTCGACGTCTTCGGTCCCGTCGACCGTCCGTACGTGGCCATTACGACGGATAATGACGTGAACCTCGCGACGTTGCTCGGCGAAAAACTCTACGTCAAGGACTAG
- the srp19 gene encoding signal recognition particle subunit SRP19 yields the protein MVENVIWPAYLDAELSRSKGRRVPQDLAVEEPTVDEIAQAVQQVGYDAKIERDVAYPRNHYTPRGRVLVKDSEDSKNDVVQAVAAYVSTMRD from the coding sequence ATGGTCGAGAACGTCATCTGGCCCGCCTATCTCGATGCGGAGCTCTCCCGCTCGAAGGGGCGGCGCGTCCCACAGGACCTCGCAGTCGAAGAGCCGACGGTCGATGAGATCGCACAGGCCGTCCAGCAGGTCGGCTACGACGCCAAGATAGAACGCGACGTGGCGTATCCGCGGAACCACTACACACCGCGCGGTCGCGTGCTTGTAAAGGATAGCGAGGATTCCAAAAACGACGTCGTGCAGGCCGTCGCGGCGTACGTCTCGACGATGCGAGACTGA
- a CDS encoding PGF-CTERM-anchored ABC transporter substrate-binding protein codes for MTRTLLRVAVALLVVMAGAVGAVAPGAATGDASGQELQCEFPATFEDAGGEDVQIDEQPDEIVTLNPSAAQTMWEIGAEDRVTGVSQYAMYLDGAEERTDITDEEGGTSVEQVIDLEPDLVLAPNTIPEDTVDQLRTEGDLTVYHFESATSIDDVREKTELIGQLVGECEGAEDTVAWMDDELEEVADRIEGEEPTIYFEFFETTAGQDTFQDDVLSTAGGENVAAAAGIEGWGQMSQEQLAEQNPDWLLIIEGHELPSGEGVEQSTALQEDNVVEVTEEHMQQPAPRVVYAVSEINEQLYAESDENGVADEEVDDETTGDDTAADDEEPDAIPGFGIAAALAALLSVVALRRR; via the coding sequence ATGACACGAACACTACTACGAGTTGCCGTCGCGCTGCTGGTCGTCATGGCGGGCGCAGTGGGTGCAGTCGCGCCCGGCGCGGCGACGGGGGATGCGAGCGGTCAGGAACTCCAGTGTGAGTTCCCGGCAACCTTCGAGGACGCCGGCGGTGAGGACGTACAGATCGACGAGCAACCGGACGAGATCGTGACGCTGAATCCGTCGGCCGCCCAGACGATGTGGGAGATCGGGGCTGAAGATCGGGTGACAGGCGTGTCCCAGTACGCGATGTACCTCGACGGCGCAGAGGAGCGCACGGACATCACAGACGAGGAAGGAGGTACCTCGGTCGAGCAGGTGATCGACCTCGAACCCGACCTCGTGCTTGCACCGAACACGATCCCCGAAGATACGGTCGACCAGCTTCGAACCGAGGGAGACCTGACTGTCTATCACTTCGAGTCCGCCACGTCAATCGACGACGTGCGTGAGAAGACCGAGCTAATCGGCCAGCTCGTCGGCGAGTGTGAGGGTGCCGAAGATACTGTCGCGTGGATGGACGACGAACTCGAGGAAGTTGCGGACCGAATCGAGGGCGAGGAACCGACCATCTACTTCGAGTTCTTCGAGACGACGGCCGGGCAGGACACGTTCCAGGACGACGTGCTGTCGACTGCTGGCGGTGAGAACGTCGCGGCAGCAGCCGGGATTGAGGGGTGGGGACAGATGAGCCAAGAACAGCTTGCCGAGCAGAATCCGGACTGGCTACTCATCATCGAGGGGCACGAGCTCCCGAGCGGGGAGGGTGTCGAGCAAAGTACCGCACTACAGGAAGATAACGTCGTGGAAGTAACCGAAGAGCACATGCAACAGCCCGCCCCACGCGTGGTGTATGCTGTGAGCGAGATCAACGAGCAGCTGTACGCTGAGAGCGACGAAAACGGCGTTGCCGACGAAGAGGTGGACGACGAAACGACAGGGGACGATACTGCTGCCGACGATGAAGAGCCGGATGCCATCCCCGGCTTCGGTATCGCTGCTGCGCTCGCTGCGCTACTATCGGTCGTTGCGCTCCGACGCCGATAA
- the btuC gene encoding vitamin B12 ABC transporter permease BtuC — MLTRTVAWTAGLVVVLVITIVVSATVGPVEIAAIDVLRTVLNELSFPVGVAVDAGHITIGQGVTLPYPSPSLEHRPLFDFAVAETTRTIVVNIRLPRILLGAIVGFALASAGTVMQGFFRNPLADPSIIGVSSGAAVGAVATITIPGLAVVDLRLAAFVGALITAFAVYAMATEGGRTPVATLLLAGVAVQTFLGAVISYLLLQAGDSLEEAVYWLMGHLHYSTWEHVLFAFPVAFLGFVVLAAYTRDLNVLLLGEEDAQHLGIEVERTKRVLLAVSSLITAAAVAVSGVIGFVGLVVPHIMRLLVGPDHRILLPTSAVAGAAFLVAADTLARSGAAELPVGIVTAAIGAPFFLFLLLRREVHGL; from the coding sequence CTGCTGACGAGAACGGTCGCCTGGACTGCTGGTCTCGTTGTCGTACTGGTCATAACAATCGTCGTCAGTGCAACCGTCGGACCGGTCGAAATCGCTGCGATCGATGTCCTTCGGACAGTGCTAAACGAGCTCTCTTTCCCTGTCGGCGTTGCTGTCGATGCCGGGCACATCACGATCGGTCAGGGTGTGACCCTCCCGTATCCATCACCATCACTTGAGCACCGACCACTGTTCGACTTCGCGGTAGCCGAGACAACCCGGACGATCGTGGTGAACATTCGGCTCCCACGGATCCTGCTTGGGGCGATCGTGGGGTTTGCACTTGCCAGTGCGGGCACAGTTATGCAGGGCTTTTTCAGGAACCCACTGGCCGACCCGTCGATTATCGGCGTCTCATCGGGGGCGGCGGTCGGGGCCGTCGCAACCATCACGATCCCCGGACTCGCGGTCGTCGATCTCCGTCTCGCCGCGTTCGTCGGGGCGCTGATCACCGCCTTTGCGGTGTACGCCATGGCGACCGAAGGCGGTCGAACGCCCGTTGCAACGCTCCTGCTCGCGGGAGTCGCGGTCCAGACGTTCCTTGGGGCAGTGATCTCGTACCTGTTGTTACAGGCCGGTGACAGTCTGGAAGAGGCCGTCTACTGGCTGATGGGTCATCTCCACTACAGTACGTGGGAGCACGTCCTCTTCGCGTTCCCGGTCGCATTTCTCGGGTTTGTCGTGCTTGCTGCGTACACGCGAGATCTGAACGTACTGTTGCTCGGTGAGGAGGACGCCCAGCACCTCGGTATCGAGGTCGAGCGAACGAAACGCGTGTTGCTTGCGGTATCCAGTCTCATTACGGCCGCCGCCGTAGCGGTTTCGGGCGTGATCGGCTTCGTCGGCCTGGTCGTCCCACACATCATGCGGCTGCTCGTCGGGCCCGATCATCGGATTCTCCTTCCCACCAGCGCGGTCGCTGGCGCGGCCTTTCTCGTCGCCGCGGACACCCTTGCACGCTCCGGTGCCGCCGAACTCCCTGTCGGAATCGTGACCGCCGCGATCGGCGCACCCTTTTTCCTGTTCCTGTTACTTCGGCGGGAGGTGCATGGGCTGTGA
- a CDS encoding ATP-binding cassette domain-containing protein, producing MSGPMITVEDVSVSFDDVSVLDNVSVAADSGEFVGLVGPNGSGKTTLLRTISGALTPDRGRVTVDGDDIHTLSSRVASQRVAVVPQDTSISFSFDVRRIVGMGRTAHRGRFESMTVEDREAIENAMERTEITQFADRSIDAISGGERQRVLLARAIAQATPALLLDEPTASLDVNHGIETLQLVRSLVHNGTAAIAAIHDLDLAARYCDSLVMLSDGAVVAAGPPESVLTESTVSSTFDVRAAVTPDPVTGTESVRALEDSDPPRGLRVHVLGTGNIAAQTLAKLDRAGFDLSIGPIPNGDIAASTAHSLGADTVTSTPLSGPTDEQLSTAREKARTAGVSVFIGGTADPDVGRSVLDGATRLVVIENGSVETPVSEGSVDAWVASTDAVVDSVSAASADEKREDGTGDGRPSDDATTDRRVTDDETTDRSPPGNHPGHRTDPGLSGSGDR from the coding sequence GTGAGCGGGCCGATGATCACCGTGGAGGACGTCTCCGTGTCGTTCGACGACGTGTCCGTTCTCGACAACGTCTCAGTAGCTGCGGACTCCGGGGAGTTCGTCGGGCTCGTCGGTCCGAACGGCTCGGGGAAGACGACACTACTCCGTACGATCAGTGGGGCACTCACACCTGATCGCGGACGAGTTACCGTTGACGGTGACGACATACACACGCTGTCGTCACGTGTTGCAAGCCAGCGCGTCGCGGTCGTCCCACAGGACACCTCGATCTCGTTTTCCTTCGATGTTAGACGGATCGTTGGAATGGGGCGGACCGCCCACCGTGGCCGGTTCGAATCGATGACAGTTGAGGACCGGGAAGCGATCGAAAACGCAATGGAGCGAACCGAGATCACGCAGTTCGCCGATCGATCGATCGACGCCATCAGCGGTGGGGAACGCCAGCGCGTTCTTCTCGCGCGTGCGATCGCACAGGCGACGCCCGCCCTGTTACTCGATGAACCGACAGCGAGCCTCGACGTGAACCACGGAATCGAGACGCTACAGTTGGTTCGATCGCTGGTTCATAACGGCACCGCGGCGATCGCCGCCATCCACGACCTCGACCTCGCGGCACGGTACTGTGATTCGCTGGTGATGCTGTCCGATGGGGCTGTCGTCGCAGCGGGACCACCTGAATCGGTGCTCACCGAGTCAACGGTCTCCTCGACGTTCGACGTGCGAGCGGCAGTTACACCCGATCCCGTCACGGGAACCGAGTCAGTACGGGCGCTCGAAGACAGCGATCCCCCGCGTGGCCTGCGCGTACACGTCCTGGGAACTGGTAATATCGCCGCACAGACGCTCGCAAAACTGGATCGTGCGGGCTTTGACCTGTCGATCGGCCCGATTCCGAACGGTGATATTGCGGCGTCGACGGCTCACAGCCTGGGAGCGGACACTGTGACATCGACACCGTTGTCCGGACCGACTGATGAGCAGCTATCGACTGCCCGAGAGAAGGCTCGAACGGCTGGCGTGTCGGTCTTCATCGGTGGAACCGCCGATCCGGATGTGGGTCGGTCGGTACTCGACGGCGCTACTCGACTCGTCGTTATCGAAAACGGGTCGGTGGAGACGCCCGTCAGTGAGGGTTCGGTCGACGCCTGGGTAGCATCCACCGATGCCGTCGTAGACTCCGTCTCGGCCGCGTCTGCGGACGAGAAACGGGAGGATGGTACCGGTGATGGGCGGCCCAGCGATGATGCGACTACTGACCGGAGGGTCACCGATGACGAGACTACTGATCGGAGTCCCCCCGGAAACCACCCCGGCCATCGGACTGACCCTGGTCTCAGTGGGTCCGGTGATCGGTAG
- a CDS encoding phosphoribosyltransferase translates to MFQNRADAGEQLARLIEREGIEAEIVLGIPRGGLPVAAPVAAALDAPLDVIAAKKMGAPGNDELALGAVTSTGEAWYNDRLITQLDVDDSYLERERRRAATVAAEKLQNYRGTDDLAETTDRRVILVDDGIATGATVRACLTQLRGTGAAAIVLAVPVASPSTADDLSEQVDTLVVVETPDRFGAVGEFYQNFEQVSDAEAKSFLHRP, encoded by the coding sequence ATGTTTCAGAACAGAGCTGATGCCGGAGAGCAGCTAGCGCGACTGATAGAGCGAGAAGGGATCGAGGCGGAGATAGTGCTGGGAATCCCCCGCGGCGGTCTTCCGGTGGCCGCACCGGTTGCAGCGGCGCTCGATGCACCGCTGGACGTGATTGCGGCAAAGAAGATGGGGGCTCCCGGAAACGATGAACTCGCACTCGGTGCTGTCACCAGCACCGGCGAAGCGTGGTACAACGATCGGTTGATCACACAACTCGATGTCGACGACTCGTATCTCGAACGTGAACGTCGCCGTGCGGCGACAGTGGCAGCGGAGAAGCTCCAGAACTATCGGGGAACAGACGATCTGGCCGAGACGACCGATCGGCGAGTCATACTCGTCGATGACGGTATCGCGACAGGTGCAACAGTTCGAGCCTGTCTAACACAGCTTCGTGGCACTGGTGCAGCCGCTATCGTTCTCGCTGTCCCGGTAGCCTCGCCATCGACCGCAGACGATCTCAGTGAGCAGGTCGACACGCTGGTTGTGGTCGAGACGCCCGACCGCTTTGGTGCTGTTGGAGAGTTCTATCAGAACTTCGAACAGGTTAGCGATGCCGAAGCAAAATCGTTTCTCCACCGACCATGA
- a CDS encoding transcription initiation factor IIB: MTDTRVQYQEETNVRTEETERATEQEEEHCPECGGDILADEEHGETVCEECGLVIEEDSIDRGPEWRAFDSAEKDQKSRVGAPTTKMMHDDGLSTNIGWQNKDAYGNQLSSSQREKMQRLRTWNERFRTRDSKERNLKQALGEIDRMASALGLPEDVRETASVIYRRALNEDLLPGRSIEGVATAALYAAARQTGTPRSIDEVATVSRIDEMEFKRTYRYIVRELNLEIQPADPEQYVGRFASELGISDEAEHRARELLQNAKEQSIHSGKSPVGLAAAAVYAAPLLCNESVTQSEVSDVTDISEVTIRNRYKELLEADGQAQFA, from the coding sequence ATGACTGATACACGAGTACAATACCAGGAAGAAACGAACGTGCGGACCGAGGAGACGGAACGAGCGACAGAACAGGAAGAGGAACACTGCCCGGAGTGTGGCGGAGACATCCTCGCCGACGAGGAGCACGGCGAGACGGTCTGTGAGGAGTGTGGCCTCGTCATCGAGGAGGACAGCATCGATCGCGGGCCGGAGTGGCGCGCGTTCGACTCGGCGGAAAAGGATCAGAAATCCCGTGTCGGCGCACCGACGACGAAGATGATGCACGACGATGGACTCTCGACGAACATCGGCTGGCAGAACAAGGACGCGTACGGTAACCAGCTGTCGTCGAGCCAGCGCGAGAAGATGCAGCGTCTTCGCACCTGGAACGAACGCTTCCGTACCCGCGACAGCAAGGAGCGCAACCTCAAGCAGGCGCTCGGCGAGATCGACCGGATGGCCAGCGCACTCGGGCTTCCCGAGGACGTCCGGGAGACCGCGAGCGTCATCTACCGCCGCGCGCTCAACGAAGATCTGCTTCCGGGACGCTCGATCGAGGGCGTCGCGACGGCCGCGCTGTACGCCGCGGCGCGCCAGACCGGTACCCCGCGGAGTATCGACGAGGTCGCCACAGTGAGCCGGATCGACGAGATGGAGTTCAAACGCACCTACCGCTACATCGTGCGCGAACTCAACCTGGAGATCCAGCCCGCCGACCCCGAACAGTACGTCGGCCGGTTCGCCAGCGAACTCGGCATCTCGGACGAGGCCGAGCACCGAGCCCGCGAACTGCTGCAGAACGCCAAAGAACAGAGCATCCACAGCGGCAAGAGCCCCGTCGGACTCGCCGCGGCTGCAGTCTACGCCGCGCCGCTGCTCTGTAACGAATCCGTCACCCAGTCGGAGGTCAGTGATGTCACCGACATCTCGGAAGTGACGATCCGCAACCGCTACAAGGAGCTACTCGAAGCCGACGGTCAGGCGCAGTTCGCCTGA
- a CDS encoding TIGR04206 family protein, with translation MTTEAARRRLIAIVLLGLVPWVVVLFPGQFDLVFAWGWINSENWNVVTMWDYLFEYTRGFRALPRHLQAWPIATLLYCCALGSAASGAAIGREDRRVTAGLLVLAALSMLRYTIGFSHPTATVLPVFVPAVLVVCWWFYADALTPERIVEG, from the coding sequence ATGACGACCGAAGCCGCAAGACGACGGCTGATCGCGATCGTCCTGCTGGGGCTTGTGCCCTGGGTCGTCGTCCTCTTTCCTGGCCAGTTCGATCTCGTGTTCGCGTGGGGCTGGATCAACAGCGAGAACTGGAACGTCGTGACGATGTGGGACTATCTGTTCGAATACACCAGAGGATTCCGTGCGCTACCGCGTCACTTGCAGGCGTGGCCGATCGCGACGCTGCTGTACTGCTGTGCACTCGGCAGCGCTGCGAGCGGTGCGGCGATCGGTCGGGAAGACCGGCGCGTCACGGCAGGGTTGCTGGTACTCGCCGCGCTGTCGATGCTTCGGTATACGATCGGATTCAGCCACCCAACAGCGACTGTACTCCCCGTGTTCGTTCCTGCCGTGCTGGTCGTTTGCTGGTGGTTCTACGCCGACGCGTTGACACCCGAGCGGATCGTCGAGGGCTGA
- a CDS encoding OBG GTPase family GTP-binding protein, protein MGLEEEIEELQEEIASTPYNKSTEAHIGRLKSKLAEKKEELEVRQQSSGGGGGYHVEKHGDATVALVGFPSVGKSTLLNALTNADSEVGSYEFTTLDVNPGMLELNGANIQMLDVPGLIEGAASGRGGGQEVLSVVRAADLIVFVLSAFEIEQYERLCEELYENKIRIDREPPRISIRRKGKDGLRVTSSVDQDLDDRTIKEVLRNHEYINADITLNETVDIDRLIDGIQDNRVYLPSIVTVNKTDLIDPSYVDTVKENLREHDLDPEEVTFISAEKEKGLDAFKERIWQELGLMRIYMDKPGRGVDYEEPLVIEQGSTVEDATKKLGGEFEKRFRFARVTGESAAHDGQQVGLDHELADEDVLRLITRK, encoded by the coding sequence ATGGGGCTAGAAGAGGAGATCGAAGAACTCCAGGAGGAGATTGCGAGCACGCCCTACAACAAGTCGACAGAGGCACATATCGGTCGGCTCAAGTCGAAGCTTGCGGAGAAAAAGGAGGAGCTGGAAGTCCGCCAGCAGTCCTCGGGTGGGGGTGGCGGTTATCACGTCGAGAAACACGGCGACGCCACGGTTGCACTGGTTGGGTTCCCGAGCGTCGGCAAATCGACGCTTCTGAACGCACTGACCAACGCCGACAGTGAGGTCGGCTCCTACGAATTCACGACGCTCGACGTCAACCCCGGAATGCTGGAACTCAACGGCGCGAACATCCAGATGCTCGACGTGCCGGGACTGATCGAGGGGGCGGCGAGCGGGCGCGGGGGCGGACAGGAGGTCCTCTCGGTCGTTCGCGCGGCAGATCTGATCGTGTTCGTCCTTTCGGCGTTCGAGATAGAGCAGTACGAGCGCCTCTGTGAAGAGTTGTACGAAAACAAGATCCGGATCGACAGGGAGCCGCCACGGATTTCCATCCGACGCAAGGGGAAAGACGGACTCAGGGTCACCTCCAGCGTGGATCAGGACCTCGACGATCGGACGATCAAGGAGGTCCTCAGAAATCATGAGTATATCAACGCAGACATCACGCTGAACGAGACAGTCGATATCGACCGCCTGATCGACGGTATTCAGGACAACCGCGTCTACCTCCCCTCGATAGTTACGGTCAACAAGACCGATCTGATCGACCCCAGCTACGTCGACACGGTGAAAGAGAATCTCCGCGAACACGACCTGGACCCCGAGGAGGTTACCTTCATCAGCGCCGAGAAGGAGAAGGGTCTAGATGCGTTCAAAGAGCGGATCTGGCAGGAGCTCGGTCTGATGCGGATCTACATGGACAAACCGGGTCGCGGCGTCGACTACGAGGAGCCGCTCGTGATCGAACAGGGGAGTACGGTCGAGGACGCCACGAAGAAACTCGGCGGGGAGTTCGAAAAACGGTTCCGCTTCGCTCGCGTCACCGGGGAGAGCGCCGCACATGATGGCCAGCAAGTCGGGCTGGACCACGAACTTGCCGACGAAGACGTCCTCCGGCTGATCACGCGGAAGTAA
- a CDS encoding metal-dependent hydrolase translates to MWPWEHAAVGYLAYSLFCHTYYRESPGGLDAFAVLFGSVLPDLIDKPLAYQFGVFDTGYALGHSIFFAIPLAILVGIGARQLDRPRAGLAFAVGYLLHLPGDFVPHYLRGSERFDRVLWPLREAPGTTGTDGVADFTWMYFIDYWAALTSGDPPTYLVVQTGMVVFTGLLWLYDGAPVLRECLVTTRGALGEAVGALSR, encoded by the coding sequence ATGTGGCCCTGGGAACACGCCGCCGTGGGGTATCTCGCGTACTCACTGTTCTGTCATACGTACTACCGGGAATCCCCGGGTGGACTCGACGCCTTCGCCGTCCTCTTCGGGTCGGTCCTGCCGGACCTGATCGACAAGCCGCTGGCCTACCAGTTTGGCGTCTTCGACACCGGCTATGCGCTTGGCCACTCGATATTCTTCGCGATCCCACTCGCAATCCTCGTTGGAATCGGTGCACGACAGCTAGATAGGCCGCGGGCAGGACTGGCCTTCGCAGTTGGGTACCTGCTCCACTTGCCGGGCGATTTCGTCCCGCACTACCTGCGTGGCAGCGAACGGTTCGACCGCGTGTTGTGGCCGCTCAGAGAGGCACCCGGGACCACGGGGACCGACGGCGTCGCCGACTTTACGTGGATGTACTTTATCGACTACTGGGCAGCGTTGACATCGGGGGATCCACCGACCTATCTGGTCGTCCAGACCGGGATGGTCGTGTTTACGGGACTGCTCTGGCTGTATGACGGCGCGCCGGTTCTACGGGAGTGCCTCGTTACCACACGGGGAGCACTCGGCGAGGCCGTCGGGGCGCTATCGCGATGA